In Drosophila yakuba strain Tai18E2 chromosome X, Prin_Dyak_Tai18E2_2.1, whole genome shotgun sequence, a single genomic region encodes these proteins:
- the LOC120321114 gene encoding chromodomain Y-like protein 2, whose translation MATNASCKHFRELVVEQRTGLLHIRFQRSWQRRTLYELMCVLDLANADAAVRLVVLSGEFSAASGGATEPLALKQGLEQRSRRTAAREDAVGHGDPEEQYIHEKAANFVMRSLAKKLLVHSKLLVAFVENLCVGLGLSVCSLCDLVYATESSAFVPAFSHLDPCTKVGPRWTVPHIHWLLRLGDQASSSTALQCGLVAGVVRQPQEFWHRVDQYLLLPSASLLATKRLLLRPWQESLLSELREEGTPLAAQRRRLVRSSL comes from the coding sequence ATGGCCACAAACGCGAGCTGCAAGCACTTCAGGGAGCTGGTCGTTGAGCAGCGTACCGGGCTGCTCCACATACGCTTCCAGCGGAGCTGGCAACGACGCACCCTCTACGAGCTGATGTGCGTCCTGGACCTGGCGAATGCAGACGCCGCCGTTAGGCTGGTGGTGCTCTCGGGTGAGTTCTCCGCGGCAAGTGGCGGTGCGACGGAGCCGCTGGCTCTGAAACAGGGCCTGGAGCAGCGGAGCAGACGAACGGCTGCCCGGGAGGACGCTGTGGGCCATGGGGATCCCGAGGAGCAGTACATCCACGAGAAGGCGGCCAACTTTGTGATGCGCTCGCTGGCCAAGAAGCTGCTTGTGCACAGCAAACTGCTAGTGGCTTTCGTGGAGAACCTGTGCGTCGGCCTGGGCCTGAGCGTGTGCAGCCTGTGCGATCTGGTCTACGCAACGGAGTCATCTGCCTTTGTGCCCGCTTTCTCGCACCTGGATCCCTGCACCAAGGTGGGCCCTCGCTGGACTGTGCCCCACATCCACTGGCTGCTTCGCTTGGGCGATCAAGCCAGCTCCAGCACTGCCCTCCAGTGTGGCCTAGTGGCCGGTGTGGTGAGGCAGCCGCAGGAGTTCTGGCACCGCGTGGACCAATACCTGCTCCTGCCCTCCGCCTCCCTGTTGGCCACAAAgcgcctgctgctgcgccCCTGGCAGGAATCCCTGCTGAGCGAGCTGCGCGAGGAGGGCACTCCGCTGGCTGCGCAGCGACGCCGCCTGGTCAGATCCTCGCTGTAG